The Leishmania braziliensis MHOM/BR/75/M2904 complete genome, chromosome 25 genome includes a region encoding these proteins:
- a CDS encoding putative Dynein light chain 1, cytoplasmic, which translates to MSERKTDIKLADISPEMQADAVEISTKAIKEHHLEKDMAAHIKREFDKRYFPTWHCIVGRHFGADVEHEAKNFIYLHVGQLSVLLWKTV; encoded by the coding sequence ATGAGCGAGCGGAAGACGGACATCAAGTTGGCGGACATTAGTCCGGAGATGCAGGCCGATGCCGTAGAAATCTCCACCAAAGCCATCAAGGAGCATCACCTAGAGAAGGACATGGCTGCGCACATCAAGCGCGAGTTTGACAAGCGCTACTTCCCCACATGGCACTGTATAGTGGGCCGTCACTTCGGTGCCGATGTCGAGCACGAGGCCAAGAATTTCATCTATCTCCACGTTGGACAGCTTTCCGTGTTGTTGTGGAAGACAGTGTAG